DNA sequence from the Streptomyces sp. MST-110588 genome:
GCTCCCGGCGGCGGTCTGTGCCTGGGCGAGGTGGAGGGAGGGCATACGGAACAGCCGGTCGGAACGCACCATTTCGTACAATTCGTCCGGGTTCGCGGCCGGAAAGCCGTCACGGTACCGGCGGGCGCCGTCCGGGCCGGGACCGAAGACGCGCAGAGCCTTCGCCGCCTGCTCCTCCGTCACCTGGCCGAGCAGGCCGTTCAGCGCGGTCAGCAGCCGCTGCTCGTGGCGGGTGTGGCCGACGAGGAGTGCGATGTCCCGGCCGGCGCCGTCGGCCAGGGCCTGCCATGGCGTGACAGGCAGTGTGTCGCCGTCCACAACCGGCGAGAACAGGACCGGTACGTACGCGGCCTGGCCCCAGCGCTCCGCCCACTGAGCCGCCTTGGTGCCGACAGCGTGACCAACCGCGTCACCAACTGCATCACTCACCGCGTCACTGGCGGCGGACAGCCGGGCCGGAGCCACCGTGGACAGCTCGGCCACTGTGGGCCGCAGCCCCAGTTCGGCGGCGCAGGCCCCGGTGATGTCGGCGGCGAGCTCCGGCGAGAAGTACGTGCCCTGCGCACTCTGAACGACGGCCCGGCCGAAGAGCCCGGCCGCACGCGGCATCGCCAGCAGCGCGGCGACCGACCCGCCGCCCGCCGACTGGCCGAAGACCGTGACACGCTCCGGGTCGCCGCCAAAAGCCCGGATGTTCTCCCGTACCCACTCCAGAGCCGCTATCTGGTCCAGCAGTCCCCGGTTGGCGGGCGCCCCCTCGATCTGCCCGAAACCCTCAATTCCCACCCGGTAGTTGAACGACACGACGACGACACGGTTACGGGCCAGGAGCCCACCGTCGTACTCCGGGAGACCGGACATACCGATCGTGTACGCACCGCCCTGGACCCACACCATCACCGGCAGCCCTGCATCCGGGCCCGCGCCCGGGCCCGCCGCCGGTTCTGGACCCGGCCCCGGCTCGGGCGTCCAGACGTTGACCGTCAGCCAGTCCTCGCCCGCCGCCTCCCGAGCCAGCGCCGCCATCCCGAAATGGCCGCCCTGAGGGGGCGGCGGCCCGTACGCCACCGCTTCCCGCACCCCGTCCCACCCCCGTGCCGGACGGGGTGCGGCAAAACGCAGCGAGCCGACCGGCGGCTCGGCGAAGGGGATGCCACGGAAGACCGCCACCCCCGCTTCCCAGGTGCCGCGCAGCGCCCCCGCCGCCGTACGGACCTCGGGCCGGGACCCGGACGACTCCGACTGCCCCGGCGACTTGGACGATTCCGACGGGTCAACGCTCATCGCAACTGCCCCTCAGGCAGGTGGAGAAGGCCCGCAGCGGCCCCGGACCCCGCACATCATTCGCCGTACGTGGCTGCCGCGCCAGCCATTTACGTGCGCGCCCCGCACCTCATTTGTTGCCCACTTGACCGGATACCCGGTGGCGCCCGGCCCCAGGAGACGCAAGGGTGCACAGCGGCAGCGAACCGAACCGTCCCGCACAGGGAGTGGACATGCCTTTCGCCACGTCAGTCACGGCAGTGCTGACCGCCTCGCTGGCCGCCGTGTCGGCCACCGCGCCCACCACCGCGGCACGGTGTCCCGATGTCGTGGTCGGCGCCCGATTCGTCCCGGCGCCCGGTTCCGGCCCGGACACCAAGGCGCTCACCTACGATCCGAAACTGGTCCCGGCCGGCAGCCGGGTGGCGGTCGTCGAGCGACGCCACAAGAACGGCAAGGACGACAAGAACGCCGGCAAAGGCGGCAAGGGTGGCGGTACGACCGTCGTCCTGCGCCTGAAGGGCCTCGTACCGGACCGTACGTACGGTGCCCACGTACACACCAAGCCGTGCGGCCCCCAACCCGCCGACTCCGGGCCGCACTACCAGAACGTGCCCGACCCGGTTCAGCCTTCGACGGACCCTGCGTACGCCAACCCCCGCAACGAGGTGTGGCTCGACTTCACGACGGATGAAGACGGCGACGGCGGGGCGGTGGCCCGGGTCGACTGGCACTTCCGGGCAGGTCAGGCGCGTTCCGTGGTCGTCCACGAGCACGCGACCGAGACCGAGCCGGGGCACGCCGGAATGGCGGGCGCCCGGCTCGCCTGCGTCAACGTCCCGTTCGTATGAGGGAGCTGCGCGGCGGAGAGAAGGGCGCCAACCGTATGTGCGGGAGGTGCGGGCAGAAGTACGGCGTGGCGGTGATCACCGCCACGCCGGTCGGGCACATGCCGTACGATGGAAGGTGCCGACCTTCAAGTTCAGCGAACGGGTGGACGCGGCGCTCGATACGGGCGGCGCCCTGACGCGGCTGACGGAATTGGTGCCGAGAAGAAGTGCACTCAATCGCCAATCCGCCTGAAGGTGAGGCTCGTTCGCTTCGTTACGATCACCTCCAGGCCGCGGCTCTGTCACTGAAGGACTCGGCGGAGCTGATCCAGCGCGTGATGGAGGAACGCTGTGGAGTGCACATCTGACGTGACCGGCGTCCAGTGGCGTAGGTCGAGTCACAGTGGTGATGCGGGGGGATCGCGCATCGAGTGTGCGCTCCTCGGTGCCACTTGGCGGAAGCTGAGCTACAGCGGCGACACCGGCGGCGAGTGCGTCGAGACAGCCCCCCTCCCCGCCGCCGTAGCCGTCCGTGACTCCAAGGACCCCGAGGGGCCCGTACTCACCGTTCCCCCGGCCGCGTTCGCGGCGTTCGTCGCGACGGCTGCGGAGGGGTCCTGGTGAGGCTCCGGCAACTCGGCGCCGGGGACGCGGCGTGCGACGTCTCCGCGATCGGGCTCGGCTGTATGGGGATGTCGATCGCGTACGGACCCGTGGACGCGGCCGAAGCGCGGCGGACGCTCGACCGCGCCGCCGAGCTGGGCGTCACGCTGCTCGACACGGCCGACGCGTACGGCCGTGGCGCCAACGAGGAGTTCATCGCCGACTGGCTGCGTACCCGCCGCTCGAACACGGACGGCGTGTTCCTTTCGACCAAGTTCGGGCTGCGGCACGACGCCGCCTCGGGGCGGGTCGGGGACGTCGACACCTCACCGGAGTACGTACCGGTCGCCTGCGACGCCTCCTTGCGCCGCCTCGGCGTCGACCACATCGACCTGTATTACGCCCACCGCCGTAATCCCGAGACCCCCATAGAGGACACCGTCGGCGCCATGGCGGAGCTGGTGGCGGCCGGCAAGGTCCGGCACCTGGGGCTCTCCGAGGTGAGCGCCGCGACGCTGCGGGCCGCGCACGCCGTCCATCCGATCAGCGCCGTGCAGTTGGAGTACTCGCTGTTCACCAGGGACGTGGTGGAGGGCGAGATGCTGGCCACCTGCCGTGAGCTGGGGATCACCGTCGTGGCGTACTCGCCCCTGGGGCGCGGCATGCTCGCCGGGGCGCTCACCTCGCGCGAGGAGCTGACCGAAGAGGACAACCGGCGCCGCTGGCCCCGCTTCTCGGAGCAGAACATCGGCCGTAACCTCGCGCTCGTACGGGAGGTGCGCCGCCTGGCCGCCGAGTTCGGCTGTACGCCCGCGCAGGCGGCGCTCGGCTGGCTGCTGGCCCAGGGGCAGGACATCGTACCGATCCCGGGGACGAAACGGACGCGGTACGTCGAGGAGAACGCCGCCGCGGTGGAACTGGACCTGACCGCGGAGCAGGCCGGGCGGCTGCGGGCGGCAGTGCCCGACGCGTCAGTTGCCGGGGAGCGTTATCCGGTACAGGCCCTGGCGCGGCTGGGCCACTGACCGGCTGGGCCACTGACCGGCTGGGCCACTGAGCCACTGACCGGTCGGCCCGCGCCCACCGGCCGGTCAGCGGGCGCGGGCCGTACATAGGCCGTACGCCACGGCCGCCGGCCGCGCGCCGTGACGGGCCGCGCGCCGTGACGAGCCGCGCCCCGTGACCGGCCGCGCCCCGTGACCGGCCGCGCCCCGTGACCGGCTGCGTACGGCGCCCGGCCGCGTACGGTGCTACCGCATCCACGCGTCGTACGACAGCACATCGCCCTCCTTGATCTTGAACTCGCCCAGATCTTTGGTGGAGGTCACCTCGATGCCCAGGACCGCGCCGGTGTCGGGGTCGAGGATCACCATGTGGCGGGTGGCGTCCATGGCGCCGTCGGGGCCGTCGTACACGTACGCCTGGCCGCGGCGGCCGAGCCGGTCGACGACCTCGCCCACCGGGTGCAGGCCGTCCGTGCCGGCCAGCATCCGGGCCACGGCGGCGCGCTCGCGTGGCCCCGGCGTCCACTCCTGGAGGTACGTCGACAGGGCCAGGAGGAGCTGCGGCGTCCTGGTTTCCGCGCCCCCGTAAAGGGAGGCGAGGAAGGCGCGCAGGGCCGTGGGATCGGTGGGCGGCTTCGTACGGGAGACGACGCCGTGGCCGGCGGACCCGGGCGGATAGTGCTGGCGGTGCAGGACCTTGCCGTCGTTGACCGTGCGCCACTTGCCGCCGTTGTCGTCGATCACCGGGCGGCCGGGGTGGAGCGGGTCGGTGGCGACGACCAGTTCCGAGCCGCTGCCGTCCGGGTTCCAGCGGGTCAGGCTCTCCTCGGGAACGGTGACGGGCGGCGCGGCGTCCTCGCCCGCCTGCATGCTCAGGCTCCAGCTCTGGAGATGGGCGCCCCGGCGCGGCCCGGCGCCCGGACCGGCCGCTCGCGCCCTGTCCCGCGCCCGGTCGGCGATCTCGTCCAGGGGGACGGGCGGGGCGTCGTGGCGCGGGACGAGTGCGGAGGGGGCGGCCACGGCGGGGGTGGTGCCGACGCCGGAGACCGTGAAGGTGAGCGCGGCGAGGAGGGCGGCGGACGCCGCGCCGAAGCTCAGTACGAGCCGTCGGCGCCGGGGCCGGGGTGCGGGCCTGGGCCGGGCGCCACGCGGGGGCTTGGGCTTGAGGACGGGCCAGGGCGACGGCTCCGTGCTGGTCAGCAGCGTGTTCAGATGGTCCTCGGCGTGTGCGGGCAGCGGCCGGTCGCGCCAGGGCCCGTCGTGGGCGGGGGCGGGGTCGGCCTGCCGCAACAGCTCCAGTTCGTCAGCCATGGCTGCGGCCTCCTGCTTGGGTGATCACCGGCTGTACGGACAGGGGACGCAGGCTCCGCTCGGCCCGTTCGCCCCATTCACCTCGCTCGTTTCGTCCGTTTCGGCCGCTTGGCCCATTTCGTCCACTGGTTCTGTTTGGTTCGCCGCGCTCGGCCGCCGTACGGGTCGTCGTGCGGCCTCCCGTAGGGGGCGTCGTACGGGGCGTCGTACTGGTCGTCGTGCGGGCGGTCGTGCGGGCGGTCGTGGCGGTGGACATCTGCATGCGTTCGATCTGCGTACGGAGACGGGCCCGGGCCCGGTGCAGGCGCATCGCCGCCGCGCTGGGGCTGCAGTCCAGCGTGACGGCCAGTTCCTCGGTGTTCAGCTCCTCCCACGCCGTCAGGCGCAGCACCTCCTGGTCGGCGGGGGAGAGGCGGGCGAGGGCCTCATGGACCCACGAGCCCGGCTGCTCGGCGTCGGGGCTCTCCACGGTCTGCCGGTTGTGCGCGGTCTCGTGGTGGCCCAGCCGGTGCAGCAGGCGCCGGTAGCGGCCGAGCCCGCGCACCGTATTGGCCAGGCAGTTGCGGGCCACCCCGTACAGCCAGGGCAGCGGCGACTCGGGAAGCTCGGCGCGGCGTCTCCAGGCTATGGAGAAAACCTCCGCCACCACTTCCTCGACCTCGTGTGCCTGGCCGTCCAGTCGGCGCGCCACGAAGCGGCTGACCGCCCAGTAGTGCGCGCGATAGGCATCGGCGAAGGCGTCGTCCGTGCTCATGATCCGTAGGTGTCCGGCATGAGGCAGATCTTCACACCTGCTACCGGTGAAGTTTTCAGCGGCCTCGGACACCTACGGGGCATGAGGTCTCCAGTGAAGTGGTTGACGACCACCGACCACAAGACGATCGGTACGTTGTACCTGGTCACGTCGTTCGCGTTCTTCTGCCTCGGCGGGCTGCTGGCGCTGCTGATGCGCGCCGAACTGGCCCGTCCCGGCACGCAGCTCATGTCGAACGAGCAGTTCAACCAGGCGTTCACGATGCACGGCACGATCATGCTGCTGATGTTCGCGACGCCGCTGTTCGCCGGGTTCGCGAACTGGATCATGCCGCTGCAGATCGGCGCGCCCGACGTGGCGTTCCCGCGGCTGAACATGTTCGCCTACTGGCTCTACCTCTTCGGCTCGCTGATCGCGGTCGGAGGTTTTCTCACACCCCAGGGAGCGGCGGATTTCGGGTGGTTCGCCTACGCGCCACTTTCCGGCGCCACGCATTCACCGGGAATCGGCGCCGACATGTGGATCATGGGTCTGGCGTTCTCCGGTTTCGGTACGATCCTGGGCTCGGTCAACTTCATCACCACGATCATCTGCATGCGCGCTCCGGGCATGACGATGTTCCGTATGCCGATCTTCACCTGGAACGTGCTGCTCACCGGTGTGCTGGTGCTGCTGGCCTTCCCGGTGCTGGCCGCGGCGCTGTTCGCGCTGGAGGCGGACCGTAAATTCGGGGCGCATGTCTTCGATGCGGCCAACGGCGGGGCGCTGTTGTGGCAGCACCTGTTCTGGTTCTTCGGCCATCCCGAGGTCTACATCATCGCGCTGCCGTTCTTCGGCATCATTTCCGAGGTCATTCCGGTGTTCTCCCGGAAGCCGATGTTCGGTTACTGGGGCCTGGTCGCGGCCACCATTTCGATCGCCGGTCTGTCGGTGACGGTGTGGGCGCACCACATGTATGTGACGGGCGGCGTGCTGTTGCCGTTCTTCTCCTTCATGACGTTCCTGATCGCGGTGCCGACCGGTGTGAAGTTCTTCAACTGGATCGGCACGATGTGGAAGGGCTCGCTGTCCTTCGAGACGCCGATGCTGTGGGCGGTCGGCTTCCTGATCACCTTCACCTTCGGTGGTCTGACCGGTGTGATCCTGGCGTCGCCGCCGATGGACTTCCACGTCTCGGACTCGTACTTCGTGGTGGCGCACTTCCACTACGTCATCTTCGGTACGGTCGTCTTCGCGATGTTCGCCGGCTTCCACTTCTGGTGGCCGAAGTTCACCGGCAAGATGCTGGACGAGCGGCTCGGCAAGATCACGTTCTGGACGCTGTTCATCGGCTTCCACGGCACCTTCCTCGTCCAGCACTGGCTGGGCGCGGAAGGAATGCTCCGCCGCATTCCCGATTACCTGGCCGCCGACGGCTTCACCGCCCTGAACACCGTATCGACCGTCTTCTCGTTCCTGCTGGGCCTGTCGATCCTGCCGTTCCTCTACAACGTGTGGAAGACGGCCAAGTACGGCAAGAAGGTGGAGGTCGACGACCCGTGGGGTTACGGCCGTTCGCTGGAATGGGCGACCTCCTGCCCGCCGCCGCGGCACAACTTCGTCTCGCTGCCCCGTATACGTAGCGAATCGCCGGCGTTCGACCTGCACCATCCGGAGATCGGCGCTCCGGAGCTGGAGCCCGACAAGGGAAAGCGAGCCCTCGTATGAGCGGCAGGACGAACAGCGGAATGAGCAGCGGAATGAGCAGCGGGGTGAGTACGGGCATGAGCGCAGGCACGGGGGCGGGCATGACTGCGGGAATGACTTCGGGCATGAGTTCCGCACAGGCCATCAACGAGATCGAGGGATATCTCCTCTGGGAGGCGGAGAAGGACAAGGCCCGGACGCGTGCACAGGATTTCTGCGCCGCCATGCCATGGCTGACCGATTCCCAGCGGGAGGAGGTCGAGCGGCTTTACCGGCAGGACCATTTGGAGGTCTCGCGTGCCTACCTGAAGAGAATTGCGGCCCGCAGCGGTGAATTGCGGGCCGAGTACGAGGGTGTGTACCGCGTGCTGCGCCGCCGGCTCGCCACCGCCTTCGTACTCGCGGTCGCCGTGGTGACGGTGGCGGCCGTTGTCCTCACTTCGCGGTGAGGACAACGGCGATGACCTGAGCCGGGGCCTGGTCGCGGCCACGATCGAGGGCG
Encoded proteins:
- a CDS encoding carboxylesterase family protein codes for the protein MSVDPSESSKSPGQSESSGSRPEVRTAAGALRGTWEAGVAVFRGIPFAEPPVGSLRFAAPRPARGWDGVREAVAYGPPPPQGGHFGMAALAREAAGEDWLTVNVWTPEPGPGPEPAAGPGAGPDAGLPVMVWVQGGAYTIGMSGLPEYDGGLLARNRVVVVSFNYRVGIEGFGQIEGAPANRGLLDQIAALEWVRENIRAFGGDPERVTVFGQSAGGGSVAALLAMPRAAGLFGRAVVQSAQGTYFSPELAADITGACAAELGLRPTVAELSTVAPARLSAASDAVSDAVGDAVGHAVGTKAAQWAERWGQAAYVPVLFSPVVDGDTLPVTPWQALADGAGRDIALLVGHTRHEQRLLTALNGLLGQVTEEQAAKALRVFGPGPDGARRYRDGFPAANPDELYEMVRSDRLFRMPSLHLAQAQTAAGSRAHVYELTWPAPGMGGVLGACHGLDVPLVFGNLDRGQPALLIGEGPSSEAGPEAGTVVGTAVGTEARGEAEALSARMRAAWTAFATHGDPGWPAYDGEQRLVRLFDAEPAVAAYPEETSRLIWQDHTFSVLPLVGR
- a CDS encoding superoxide dismutase family protein; its protein translation is MPFATSVTAVLTASLAAVSATAPTTAARCPDVVVGARFVPAPGSGPDTKALTYDPKLVPAGSRVAVVERRHKNGKDDKNAGKGGKGGGTTVVLRLKGLVPDRTYGAHVHTKPCGPQPADSGPHYQNVPDPVQPSTDPAYANPRNEVWLDFTTDEDGDGGAVARVDWHFRAGQARSVVVHEHATETEPGHAGMAGARLACVNVPFV
- a CDS encoding DUF397 domain-containing protein, with the protein product MECTSDVTGVQWRRSSHSGDAGGSRIECALLGATWRKLSYSGDTGGECVETAPLPAAVAVRDSKDPEGPVLTVPPAAFAAFVATAAEGSW
- a CDS encoding aldo/keto reductase yields the protein MRLRQLGAGDAACDVSAIGLGCMGMSIAYGPVDAAEARRTLDRAAELGVTLLDTADAYGRGANEEFIADWLRTRRSNTDGVFLSTKFGLRHDAASGRVGDVDTSPEYVPVACDASLRRLGVDHIDLYYAHRRNPETPIEDTVGAMAELVAAGKVRHLGLSEVSAATLRAAHAVHPISAVQLEYSLFTRDVVEGEMLATCRELGITVVAYSPLGRGMLAGALTSREELTEEDNRRRWPRFSEQNIGRNLALVREVRRLAAEFGCTPAQAALGWLLAQGQDIVPIPGTKRTRYVEENAAAVELDLTAEQAGRLRAAVPDASVAGERYPVQALARLGH
- a CDS encoding CU044_5270 family protein, which translates into the protein MADELELLRQADPAPAHDGPWRDRPLPAHAEDHLNTLLTSTEPSPWPVLKPKPPRGARPRPAPRPRRRRLVLSFGAASAALLAALTFTVSGVGTTPAVAAPSALVPRHDAPPVPLDEIADRARDRARAAGPGAGPRRGAHLQSWSLSMQAGEDAAPPVTVPEESLTRWNPDGSGSELVVATDPLHPGRPVIDDNGGKWRTVNDGKVLHRQHYPPGSAGHGVVSRTKPPTDPTALRAFLASLYGGAETRTPQLLLALSTYLQEWTPGPRERAAVARMLAGTDGLHPVGEVVDRLGRRGQAYVYDGPDGAMDATRHMVILDPDTGAVLGIEVTSTKDLGEFKIKEGDVLSYDAWMR
- the ctaD gene encoding cytochrome c oxidase subunit I, which codes for MRSPVKWLTTTDHKTIGTLYLVTSFAFFCLGGLLALLMRAELARPGTQLMSNEQFNQAFTMHGTIMLLMFATPLFAGFANWIMPLQIGAPDVAFPRLNMFAYWLYLFGSLIAVGGFLTPQGAADFGWFAYAPLSGATHSPGIGADMWIMGLAFSGFGTILGSVNFITTIICMRAPGMTMFRMPIFTWNVLLTGVLVLLAFPVLAAALFALEADRKFGAHVFDAANGGALLWQHLFWFFGHPEVYIIALPFFGIISEVIPVFSRKPMFGYWGLVAATISIAGLSVTVWAHHMYVTGGVLLPFFSFMTFLIAVPTGVKFFNWIGTMWKGSLSFETPMLWAVGFLITFTFGGLTGVILASPPMDFHVSDSYFVVAHFHYVIFGTVVFAMFAGFHFWWPKFTGKMLDERLGKITFWTLFIGFHGTFLVQHWLGAEGMLRRIPDYLAADGFTALNTVSTVFSFLLGLSILPFLYNVWKTAKYGKKVEVDDPWGYGRSLEWATSCPPPRHNFVSLPRIRSESPAFDLHHPEIGAPELEPDKGKRALV